Within the Ignavibacteria bacterium genome, the region TCCCTCGCCTCTCATCGTCATATAGCTTCCCGTTGTAACGCCTGCCGGGACGTTGACCTTTATGGTTTCTTCGCCATAGACCCTTCCGTCGCCCGAGCAGTTCTTGCACGGGCTGTCAATTACTGTACCTTCGCCGTCGCAGTTGGCACATGCTGTAATATTTACAAACTGTCCGAATACAGACCTTGAGACGTTTCTTACCTCACCGCTTCCGTTACACACGGGGCAGGTTTTTACAGAAGTCCCCCCCTTGGCGCCGGTTCCGCTGCATACGTCGCATTTCACATATTTTTTAATCTTAATTTTCTTTGTTACGCCGGTTGCAATTTCTTCAAGCGTAAGTTTCAGTACAACCTTCAGGTCAGATCCCGGAGTACCGGTTCCTCTTCTCCTTCCTCTGGTCTGTTGGCCTGAGGTGCCGAAGAAGTCGTCAAAAATTCCGCCTCCGCCGCCTCCGGCGAAGCCGCCGCCGAAAATGTCCGAGAAGTGGGAGAATATGTCGTTTATATTGCTGAAGCCCTCGAAGTCCTGTGCCCCGCCGCCGCCTCTTAAGCCGCTGTGGCCGAAGCGGTCGTATTTTGCCTTCTTCTCATCATTGCTTAAAACCTCGTAGGCCTCTGCAGCTTCCTTAAATTTTTCCTCTGCCTCCTTATCATCCGGGTTTCTGTCGGGATGATACTGCATTGCAAGCTTTCTGTAGGCCTTTTTTATGTCATCTTTTGAAGCATTTTTATCTACACCCAATACTTCATAATAATCTCTTTTATCCATGTTCTGTATTTTACCTTTTAGAATTTCCTATGTGTGTATAAAATTAACGGATCCTCAATTTCCCTCTGGCCGGCTCTGCCGGTTAAAAATCACTCCCCCGGAGAAAGAGCAACAGCCGAACAAAAAGTGCGCGCTATTTAGTTTCCGCCGAAGAATTTTCATCACTTACAATTACCTTAGCGTGGCGGATAACCTTATCCTTATAAATGTAGCCCGGTTCCACAACTTCAATTACAGTATGCGGCGCAATGCCCGGAACATTCTGCTGAAGAAGAGCCTCATGAAAGTTGAAGTCGAAAGGCTTTCCTTTGGCGTCTATTTTCTTTACACCCTGCTCTTCTAAAACCTTGCTGAACTTATTAAGAACCATGTTGAGCCCTTCCTTGATTGCATCGACATTATTGGCATCCTTTGCATGGGCCAGTGACCTTTCAAGGTCGTCGTAGACGGGAAGGATTTTAACAATGAAAGACTCCGCGGCGTACTTTAGCCAGTTGAGCTGTTCCTGCTCGGTTCTTCTTTTATAATTTTCAAATTCAGCGGCTCTTCTAAGAAGCTTATCTTTAAGTTCTGCAACCTCTTTGGTCAGGTTTTCACTTTCCTCTCTTAAGGCCTTAAATTCCGTGCTTTCAACTATAGCCTGCGCCAGCTGTTCTGCAGTTACATTATCGGCGCTATTGGCATTTTGATTAGCACCCTTTATATCCTGCTCACCCTTTTCCTCGTGAACATTCTTCGGAGCGCTGCCTTTTGTGCCCCGTTCAACTTTAATCTGGTGCGATTCATTTTCCCTGTTTTTCTCTTCTTTTTTGTCCTTCATTATCTTCTCCCTTTCAATTTTTATTTATTGCAATGCTTCCGCTTTATTTATTCCCCTTTTTCATGTACTCGGAGAGTACTTCAGCCACGTAGACAATGGAGGCAATCATCTTTGAATACTGCATCCTCCTTGGTCCTACGATGCCTAT harbors:
- the dnaJ gene encoding molecular chaperone DnaJ — encoded protein: MDKRDYYEVLGVDKNASKDDIKKAYRKLAMQYHPDRNPDDKEAEEKFKEAAEAYEVLSNDEKKAKYDRFGHSGLRGGGGAQDFEGFSNINDIFSHFSDIFGGGFAGGGGGGIFDDFFGTSGQQTRGRRRGTGTPGSDLKVVLKLTLEEIATGVTKKIKIKKYVKCDVCSGTGAKGGTSVKTCPVCNGSGEVRNVSRSVFGQFVNITACANCDGEGTVIDSPCKNCSGDGRVYGEETIKVNVPAGVTTGSYMTMRGEGNAGKRNGQTGNIIVVFEEMPHDYFIREGDDIIYELYLSYPQVVLGTEAEVPTLNGKAKLKIDAGTQPGKFLKMREKGVQHLNRHGAGDELVRINIHVPGKVNSKEKELLKELAEMPNIKVSDK
- the grpE gene encoding nucleotide exchange factor GrpE; translation: MKDKKEEKNRENESHQIKVERGTKGSAPKNVHEEKGEQDIKGANQNANSADNVTAEQLAQAIVESTEFKALREESENLTKEVAELKDKLLRRAAEFENYKRRTEQEQLNWLKYAAESFIVKILPVYDDLERSLAHAKDANNVDAIKEGLNMVLNKFSKVLEEQGVKKIDAKGKPFDFNFHEALLQQNVPGIAPHTVIEVVEPGYIYKDKVIRHAKVIVSDENSSAETK